The Cervus canadensis isolate Bull #8, Minnesota chromosome 29, ASM1932006v1, whole genome shotgun sequence genome includes a window with the following:
- the LOC122430920 gene encoding olfactory receptor 8B3-like, with the protein MTPGNDSFVTEFILLGLTEQPDLQLPLFFLFLGMYMVTVLGNLGLIILIALNSHLHTPMYFFIFNLSFIDLCYSSVFTPKMLINFLSKKNIISYMGCMIQLYFFCFFVISECYVLTSMVYDRYVAICNPLLYNAAMSPKVCSSLMLASYLMAFSGAMAHTGCMLRLTFCDANTINHYFCDVHPLLQLSCTSTYVNELVVFIVAGINIIVSSFTIFVSYCLILTNILQIKSTEGRSKAFSTCSSHIIAISLFFGSSAFMYLKPSSAGSMDEEKVSSVFYTNVVAMMNPLIYSLRNKDVKTALRKTLSSK; encoded by the coding sequence ATGACTCCTGGAAATGACTCTTTCGTGACTGAATTCATTCTGTTGGGATTAACAGAACAACCGGATCTCCAACTCCCTCTGTTCTTCCTGTTTCTAGGAATGTATATGGTCACTGTGCTAGGAAATTTAGGATTGATAATCCTAATTGCACTGAATTCACATctgcacacccccatgtactttttcatttttaatttgtccTTCATAGATCTCTGTTATTCTTCTGTATTTACACCCAAAATGCTGATTAACTTCTTATCAAAGAAGAATATTATTTCTTATATGGGGTGCATGATCCAGCTCtacttcttctgtttttttgtcatttctgaaTGCTATGTGTTGACATCAATGGTCTATgatcgctatgtggccatctgtaaccCACTCTTGTATAATGCTGCCATGTCCCCTAAAGTGTGTTCCAGCCTTATGCTTGCTTCCTACTTGATGGCCTTTTCTGGTGCCATGGCTCACACTGGATGCATGCTGAGACTGACCTTCTGTGATGCAAATACCATCAACCATTATTTTTGTGATGTCCACCCTTTGCTCCAGCTCTCCTGCACAAGTACCTATGTCAATGAGCTTGTAGTTTTCATTGTGGCGGGCATCAACATCATTGTGTCCAGTTTCACAATCTTTGTCTCTTATTGTCTCATCCTCACCAACATCCTCCAAATCAAGTCCACAGAGGGCAGGTCCAAAGCCTTCAGCACCTGCAGTTCCCACATCAttgctatttctcttttctttggatCAAGTGCATTTATGTATCTCAAACCATCTTCTGCTGGGTCTATGGATGAGGAAAAAGTCTCTTCTGTCTTTTACACCAATGTGGTTGCTATGATGAACCCCTTAATCTATAGCTTGAGAAACAAAGATGTGAAAACTGCTCTGAGAAAAACGCTGAGTAGCAAATAA
- the LOC122430914 gene encoding olfactory receptor 8B3-like yields MTPGNDSFVTEFILLGLTDQPDLQLPLFFLFLGMYMVTVLGNLGLIILIALNSHLHTPMYFFLFNLSFIDLCYSSVFTPKMLINFLSKKNIISYMGCMIQLYFFCFFVISECYVLTSMAYDRYVAICNPLLYNAAMSPKVCSSLMLASYLMAFSGAMAHTGCMLRLTFCDANTINHYFCDVHPLLQLSCTSTYVNELVVFIVVGINIIMPSFTIFVSYCLILTNILQIKSTEGRSKALSTCSSHIIAISLFFGSSAFMYLKPSSAGSMDEEKVSSVFYTNVVSMMNPLIYSLRNKDVKTALRKTLSSK; encoded by the coding sequence ATGACTCCTGGAAATGACTCTTTCGTGACTGAATTCATTCTGTTGGGATTAACAGACCAACCGGATCTCCAACTCCCTCTGTTCTTCCTGTTTCTAGGAATGTATATGGTCACTGTGCTAGGAAATTTAGGATTGATAATCCTAATTGCACTGAATTCACATctgcacacccccatgtactttttcctttttaatttgtcCTTCATAGATCTCTGTTATTCTTCTGTATTTACACCCAAAATGCTGATTAACTTCTTATCAAAGAAGAATATTATTTCTTATATGGGGTGCATGATCCAGCTCtacttcttctgtttttttgtcaTCTCTGAATGCTATGTGTTGACATCAATGGCCTATgatcgctatgtggccatctgtaaccCACTCTTGTATAATGCTGCCATGTCCCCTAAAGTGTGTTCCAGCCTTATGCTTGCTTCCTACTTGATGGCCTTTTCTGGTGCCATGGCTCACACTGGATGCATGCTGAGGCTGACCTTCTGTGATGCAAACACCATCAACCATTATTTTTGTGATGTCCACCCTTTGCTCCAGCTCTCCTGCACAAGTACCTATGTCAATGAGCTTGTAGTTTTCATTGTGGTGGGCATCAACATCATTATGCCCAGTTTCACAATCTTTGTCTCTTATTGTCTCATCCTCACCAACATCCTCCAAATCAAGTCCACAGAGGGCAGGTCCAAAGCCCTCAGCACCTGCAGTTCCCACATCATTgctatttctctgttctttggaTCAAGTGCATTTATGTATCTCAAACCATCTTCTGCTGGGTCTATGGATGAGGAAAAAGTCTCTTCTGTCTTTTACACCAATGTGGTTTCTATGATGAACCCCTTAATCTATAGCTTGAGAAACAAAGATGTGAAAACTGCTCTGAGAAAAACACTGAGTAGCAAATAA
- the LOC122430993 gene encoding olfactory receptor 8B3-like: protein MAPGNGSFVTQFILTGLTDQPDLQLPLFFLFLGVYMVTVMGNLGLIILILLNSHLHTPMYFFIFNLSFIDLCYSSVFTPKMLINFISKKNIISYMGCMTQLYFFCFFVISEIYVLTSMAYDLYVAICNPLLYNIGMSPKVCSSLMLASYLMAFSGAMAHTGCMLRLTFCDANTINHYFCDIHPLLQLSCTSTFINEMVVFFMAGINIIVPSIAIFASYGLIFSNIFHISSTEGRSKALSTCSSHIIAVSLFFGSMSFTYLKPSSAGSVDDRRISSVFYTNVVAMMNPLIYSFRNKDVKTALRKSISGIQF from the coding sequence ATGGCTCCTGGAAATGGGTCTTTTGTGACTCAGTTCATTTTGACGGGATTAACAGACCAACCAGATCTCCAGCTCCCCTTGTTCTTCCTGTTCCTAGGAGTGTATATGGTCACTGTGATGGGGAACTTGGGCTTGATAATCTTAATTTTACTAAATTCACATCtacacacccccatgtactttttcatttttaatttgtccTTCATAGATCTCTGTTATTCTTCTGTGTTTACACCCAAAATGTTGATTAACTTCATATCAAAGAAGAATATTATCTCTTACATGGGGTGCATGACTCAGCTCtacttcttctgtttttttgtcatttctgaaATCTATGTGCTGACTTCAATGGCCTATGACctctatgtggccatctgtaaccCACTCTTGTATAACATTGGCATGTCCCCTAAAGTGTGTTCCAGCCTTATGCTTGCTTCCTACTTGATGGCCTTTTCTGGTGCCATGGCTCACACTGGATGCATGCTGAGACTGACCTTCTGTGATGCAAACACCATCAACCATTATTTCTGTGACATCCACCCTCTGCTCCAGCTCTCCTGCACAAGTACCTTCATCAATGAGATGGTAGTTTTCTTCATGGCAGGCATCAATATAATTGTGCCCAGCATTGCCATCTTTGCCTCTTATGGCCTCATTTTCTCCAACATCTTTCATATCAGCTCCACAGAAGGCAGGTCCAAAGCCCTAAGCACCTGCAGTTCTCACATAATTGCTGTTTCTCTGTTCTTTGGGTCAATGTCATTTACGTATCTCAAACCATCTTCTGCTGGGTCTGTGGATGATAGAAGAATCTCTTCTGTCTTTTACACCAATGTGGTTGCTATGATGAACCCCTTAATCTACAGCTTTAGAAATAAAGATGTGAAAACAGCTCTGAGAAAAAGTATAAGTGGAATTCAGTTTTGA